DNA from Caldivirga sp.:
TCGCTAATAAACTTAATTTAACTTCAGTTATGAATGAGGTTAATGAACTTAAGGCTAAAGTCTCAAGTAGAATAAGCCCAATACCTAATGTTAGTGGAAGCAGATACTTCGCATATGCCATAGACTCCAGTTTCCCTCCATCGCCGCTTGAGTTAGTCGGCGGCGTACTAACGGTAGTGGCTTATGGTTATGTTGGCCAAGTTGGAGGTAAGTCAGATAGGTACGTTACAGGTGACATACTCTATGAGGATACTAGCGAAATCAGTAAGTCTATTGAAATAATATCTAAGATAAGGGAGAGGGAAATGGTTATTAAGCTACTTAAGGATAAATTACATGGTAGAAAGAACCTGGACTTAATAATACTGGATGGGGAAATATACGTGCACCCATTACCATATAATCTACCTGCCTATGAGGGTGTTAGGAGGAAGGTTGAGGATGTTTTAGAGAAGATGCTTAACCTCGCTGAAAAGTCTAAAACAACAATAGTTGGTGTTGTTAAAAGGGTTAGGTCAAGGTACCTCTCCATTTATGCTGGCCATTGCTTGTCAACTAATGATAAACTTATGGCCAGTTTACTTCTTAATAAGGGTGAGTACATTAGTCTAGGCAATTACGGTAGTGTACTGCCGCAATGGCTTCAAATCAATTATATGGATTGTGAAACTAAGAGGGGTATGAGTAGGGAAGAGGCTGAACGAAGACTTAACGAGGGTATTGAGAACCTGAAGAGGGTTTTCAATGGTGATGGGGGAAGATTAAAAGGAATACCTAAAGTAGCAGACACAGAGCTAATATTCTATAAAGCCCCAATAACTGCAGTTGCTACTAAGCTGGAGGTACTTGACCTAGGTGGAATAGGAATACCTAACCTGATCGGGTACTTATCATCGCAAACAACCAACACAGGTTACCCATATTTACTTGACTTAGTGGATACGTATGTTAGGGTTGATTCACGACTACTTGATTACGTTAAATCCCTCCTAACCAGGTATGCTGGGTTAAGCATAAGTGATAGTAATGTTAAGGAATTAATTAACACACTCCTTCAGTTAACGAATCCTCAGAAGGCTTATCTTTATAGGCAAATGGAGGGTTAATAATAAGTAATAACATTCACATTAATTGAACGCCTCAACCTTCAGGACAAGGGTGAAGCATAGTACGTTTACCGGCTTCTTCCATATTATGAGTAGACTTCGACTATACATTCGTAATTAAAGTAAAGGGCCATAAACCCCTTGGGGGTTTAAGCCTGGTTGAGTAAAAAGTAGATTAGCTAATGATGTGGATTAATTTTTAAGCCTAGGTGCTTCAGTGAGTATAATGATAATGGGCAAAATGCGGTGTGACCGGTTAAAATCTTTAATACTAATACGGCGATACTACACCATATGCATATTAGAAGAATTAAGGAATAGGTGAGCATGATGCGTAGAGCATTGGTACTATGGGTACTGGTAGCAGTGGTAATAGCGCTGGTTATCATATTGGTTATAATTCATGCACCTAGTCATAGGCGTAATGATGAGTGCAGTAGGCTTGTTAATGCTCTTGAGTTCACTATGTTGAGGATTATTAATGCGTTAAACTATAGTGAGCCATATGATGGATGCGTAAGTGGCTGTACATCAAGGTTCTATGATGCATATCAGTTACTTAAGGATAATGTTACAGTGTTAATTAATGAGTTGGCTGAGGCAAAGTGCGGTGGTATTAACTTAAGTAAGTTAAGCATATACATTAATTATGCATTAGGCAATTTAACAGAGTATAGTTCCGCTAATCCACTAGGTGGAGTTAATAAGGCGCTGAATAACACCGTGGCCGCATATAGGTTATTAAAGGGATAGTAGTTGACTGAAAAAGGCTTATTAAATACTGGGCATTGGGGAATCCATGGCTAATGATACTGGCAAAGACCCTGAGCTAGATAAGTTGCTGGAGAAGAAGACTAGAGAAATGGTTAAGGGAGTGAAAAACGTGGGTAATGTGGTGGAGTTGAATCGCAATAACTTCAATGACTTCATTAAGGCTCATGATGTTGCTGTTATTGACTTTTGGGCTACTTGGTGCGCCCCCTGCTTTATGCTTGAGCCAATAATAAAGAAGCTGGCTGCGGAAATGCCTAATGTGGGTTTTGGCAGGCTTAATACTGAGGAGGAGCCTGAAATTGCAGCTAAGTACTATATAATGAGCTTACCAACAGTCATGATATTTAAAAATGGTGAGCCAATAGACCAGGTAGTAGGTGTAGTACCTAAGAAGGTTCTTCAAGACAGGATTAAGGCTTACCTGGATAATTAGGTGGGTTAAAATGTATCCTATACTTCTTGGAATAAATGGTATTGGCTACGGTAGTTTCACCGAGTGTGAACTTAATGTGCTACCGAGGCTCATGAACATTATTGATAGGGGTGTAGTCGAGAATAAGAGGCCTCAATACCCTGATAAGTCATGGTGGACCATATTGAACATGGAGCCTACTGAAAATGCTCCAAGCAACCCCTCTACAGCACCCTTAGTTAAATTAACAAGGGCAATACTAGTTAACATACCGGTAGTTAACCCGACATTCGGCTTATACAGTATTAGGCTCGACCAAGGTACATCATATGAGGAGGAGGCTAGTAATGTAGTAAGCACTATAGTTAATGCAGCAGCCAAGGCACCAGTAATAGCCGCTATAACTGCCCCAGATAGGTTTCTACATGAGAATCAATCAATCAAATGCAACGTATACTCAGTAATAGATGAAGCTATTGGTTCATTAATTAATAGTGGCGTCTCAGCATTCATACTTTTTTCACCATATGGTGAACCAATAGGACCAAATGAAGGTGATCATGAGGACTATGGTATATACATAGCCACTATAAGTAGGCCAAGACATTACGACACAGTTAAGCTGTATGAAATTGGTATGCTGTTTAGAGACCTTGTTGATTCAACACTGAGTACGTAAGTTTAAGGACAGTCCTTTACCTTAAAGATAGGATCCTCAGTCGTAAAGGCTTAAGCTATGTAGTGCTTCATGGTATTTTTTATATTAGTAAGATATATAAGACTTATAGGTAATTGTTTCTTTAGGTGAGTAACATGAATAAAAATAATGAAATTGTGTATATGAGACTAATACAAAGAGAAATTCCTAATACTCCTACTTATGGTTATGTTGGTAAAATATTGAGAATTAACTTATCGGGCGAAA
Protein-coding regions in this window:
- a CDS encoding DNA double-strand break repair nuclease NurA, giving the protein MFNNEDLTIDLWVDPPLLNALFEDARSIANKLNLTSVMNEVNELKAKVSSRISPIPNVSGSRYFAYAIDSSFPPSPLELVGGVLTVVAYGYVGQVGGKSDRYVTGDILYEDTSEISKSIEIISKIREREMVIKLLKDKLHGRKNLDLIILDGEIYVHPLPYNLPAYEGVRRKVEDVLEKMLNLAEKSKTTIVGVVKRVRSRYLSIYAGHCLSTNDKLMASLLLNKGEYISLGNYGSVLPQWLQINYMDCETKRGMSREEAERRLNEGIENLKRVFNGDGGRLKGIPKVADTELIFYKAPITAVATKLEVLDLGGIGIPNLIGYLSSQTTNTGYPYLLDLVDTYVRVDSRLLDYVKSLLTRYAGLSISDSNVKELINTLLQLTNPQKAYLYRQMEG
- the trxA gene encoding thioredoxin — protein: MANDTGKDPELDKLLEKKTREMVKGVKNVGNVVELNRNNFNDFIKAHDVAVIDFWATWCAPCFMLEPIIKKLAAEMPNVGFGRLNTEEEPEIAAKYYIMSLPTVMIFKNGEPIDQVVGVVPKKVLQDRIKAYLDN